Sequence from the Cellulomonas fimi ATCC 484 genome:
GCAGCGTGAACCCCAGCGCCTCGTAGAGCCGCACGGCTCCCGTGTTGGTCGCCGCCGCGTGCAGCAGCACGCGGTCGCCGCGGGCCTGTGCGTGGTGCGCGACGTCGAGGACGAGCCGGGTCGCGAGCCCCTGCCCCCGGTGTGCGTCGTCGGTGCACACGGCGCTGATCTCGGTCCACCCGGCCGGCTGCAGGCGCTCGCCGGCCATGGCGACGAGCCTGCCCGCACGCCGCAGCCCGACGTACCGGCCGAGCTCGTGCGTGCGGGGCAGGAACGGGCCGGGCTGCGTGCGGCCGACGAGCGCGAGCATCTCGGGCACGTCGCCAGGGCCGAGCACGACCGCCTCGTCGTCGGGCCGGGGCGTGAGGCGGTCGGTCTCGACGAGCTGGACGCCCTGCGCGCGCCACTCGAGCGTCCAGCCGGCGGGGAGCACCGGCTCGTCGCCGGAGACGGGGAACGTCGCGCCGGGTCCGACGAGGTCGAGCACCGCGTCCCACACGTCGGGGTCCGACCACGACCGCACGGCCGCGAACGGCGACACGTCCGGCAGGTAGCGGCGGGCGAGCTCGTTGCCCTCGCCGAGCGCGGCGTGCGCGCCCTGCAGCGAGTGCCACGCCGCGTTGTCCCGCACGTCCTCGCGCACGCCCTGCACCGTCTCGGCTCCCACGGGTCGTCCTCTCCTCGGTCGTCCGACCCGGGGAGGGTAGGGGACGGCGGCCGGTGCGGGGCGCACCCGACGCGGGCGTCCCGCCGGTCGAGACGGGCGTCCGTCGCCGCGGCTCGCTCAGGAGTCCCGGAGGGCGGCCGCGAGGCTCCGACCCCACGCGTGCGCCCGGTGCGTCTCCCCGTCGAGGAGCGGGCCCGCGGTGTCGTCGACCCAGAACGACTGTGGTCGCAGCAGCGGCACGGCGCCGCGACGCCCGAGGGCCCGCGCGGCGGCGGCGGCCGCCGACCCGGGCAGGCGGGGGTGCCGCACGCGCGTGTCGAACGTCGCCACCCGCAGCCCGGCGGCGTCCTGCAGGGACGCGACCCACTCACGGACCCCGCGGCCCGTGGCGGTCGCGACCGCGCCGGGCCGCCGCGCGGCGTCCGCCCGGGTGCTGCGCGTGCTCATGCCGAACGCGTGCGTCGGCGCACCCACGACGAGCAGCACCGTCCCGGCGGCGAAGGCCGGTGGCGCGTCGCCGACGTCGACCACGTCGGTCGGCACCCCGGCCGACGCCAGCCCCTGGGCGACCGCGTCGGCGACCTGCCGTGTGCACCCGAACCACGACTCCACGACCACGACGGCGTCCATCGCGCGCCTACCAGGTGCTGTCGCCGCGCAGGACGACGTCCGAGCCGCCGTCGACGAACACCATCTGGCCGCACAGGTGGCTGTTCTCCTCGTCGACCAGCCACGCCAGCAGGCGCGCCGGCACGTCCGGCTCCATGATGCCGTGCAGCGGCATCGGCACCATCGCGGCGAGCTGCGCGCGCTGCTCGGGCGTCGCGAGCATCCCCTCGGTCATCGGGGTGACGACGACCCCGGGCGCGATCCCGTTGAGCGGGATGCCCGCGCCCGCCCAGTCCGCGCCCGCGGCCCGCTGCCGCATCCAGCGGCACAGCGCGACCTTCGTCGAGGAGTACACGAGGTGCCCGCGGTCCGCCGCGACCAGCTCGGCCGTGAGGACCATCGCCTTCTCCTCGTCGCCTGACAGCGCCGCCTCGACGAGCGCCGTGTCGTGCTCCATGAGGCTCGCCATGGAGCTCGTCAGCGCCGCACGAGGAGCGGACGAGCCGAGCAGCAGGGGACGCAGGCCCTCGAGGGTCGCGACCGCGCCGAAGTAGTTGACCGCGACCGCCGCGGGCGACGGGACCGCGAGCCCCGCGTTCGCGACGACGGCGTCGACGTGGCTGCCGGTGAGCCGGTCCACCTCGTCGACGAGCCGCAGCCGTCCCTGCGACGACGCGAGGTCCACGCAGACGTCCGCGTCGTGCAGGTCGACGCCCACGACGCGCTGCCCCCGCTCCCGCAGCAGCTCGGCGGTCGCCCGGCCGATGCCCGACGCCGCCCCGGTGATGACGACCGTACGCATGGCCGCGCCTCCCTCGCCCGGCGGGGCCCGGCGCCCTCGTCGGGCCCTCGTCTCCACGCTACGGGCGCCGGCCGGGCGCTCCACGGACGAAGGTCCCGCGCGCGCGTATACCGCCACCGTCGACCCGCAGACGTAGGACCGAAGTCCCGCGCCGAGCGGCCCGGCGCGCACGACGGTGGAAGCAGGACGACGTCGTCCGGAGCGGAGGTCCGACCATGACCCACGACCCACCCGTCGCGATCGCCCTCGACGGGTCACCCCGCAGCCCGCACACCCTCGCGTGGGGGATGGAGCAGGCGGCGGCGCGCGGTGCACCGGCCGTCCTCGTCCGCGTCGTCCCGCTGCCGCAGGAACGCGTGCACGGCGGCTGGTGGTACCCGAGCCCCGCCGAGCCCGCCCTCGCGGAGGAGGCGCGCGGCTGGCTCGACGAGCTCGCGCAGCGCGAGGCCGCCCGCCGGCCCGAGGTCGCCGTCACGTGCGCCGTGCTGCACGGGCAGACGGTCCCCGAGCTGCAGCGCTACGCCGCCGACGCGCGGCTGCTGGTCGTCGGCGCCGGCGGCACCACCGGGCGCCGGCACGTCGGCCCGACCGCGGCCCACGTCGCCGCCCACGCCCGCTGCCCCGTCGCCGTCGTCCGCGCCCGCTCGCAGCACGGCACGAGCGTCGTCGTCGGCGTCGACGGGTCGCACGCGTCGTTCGCGGCCGCGCACACGGCCGCCGACACGGCGCGTCGGCAGGGGATGCCGCTCGCCGTCGTCCACGCCCGGCCGACGGTCGTCGCGCCGTACGGCCACGCCTACGCGATGCCGCCCGTCGGCGACGACACCGACGACCCGACGCGCCAGGCCGCGCAGGAGCTCGCCGACGAGCTGCGGGCCTCGCACGACGGGCTCGAGGTCCGGCTCGTTCTCGTCGACGACGACCCCGCGAACGCCGTCGTCGAGGCCGCGGCCGACGCCGACCTCGTCGTCGTCGGCTCGCGCGGGCTCGGCGCCTTCCGCGGGATGCTGCTCGGCTCCGTCAGCGCCGAGGTCGTGCGCCTGGCCCCGTGCACCGTCCTCGTCGTGCACGGCACCTGACGTCGCGCCGCACCGGCTCGCCCCGCACGCGAGGCCGGTCCGGTGCGGTGTGCGCACCCGCCCACCGCCCGTCGCCCACCCACCGGCGGCAGGCGCTCGACGCGTGCGCCGCCGCGCTCCTACGCTGCGACCGTGCCCGACCCCGGCCACTTCGACGCGCTCGCGGACGTCTACGACCGTGCACGCCCGCCGTACCCGGCCGCGCTGTGGGACCGGCTGCGCACCCTCGGGGTCCTGCGACCCGGCGCACGCGTCGTCGAGCTCGGCGCGGGCTCCGGCCTGGCGACCGGTCCGCTCGTGCGCGCGGGCGCCACGGTCACCGCGGTCGAGCCCGGACCCGCCCTCGCACGCCTGCTGCGCGCGCGGTGGCCCGACGTCACCGTGCACGAGGCGACCGCAGAGCGGGTCGCGCTGCCCCACGCGTCGTTCGACCTGGCCGTCGCGGCGACGTCCGTGCACTGGCTCGACCTCGACGTGGTGCTGCCGAAGCTGCACCGGGCCCTCGTGCCGGGTGGCGCGCTCGCGGTCTGGCGCCACGTGTTCGGCGACCCGCAGGCACCCGTCACGCCCTTCCGGCAGCGGGTCGCCGACGTCGTCGCCCGACGCGGTGCCGTCCCGGCCCGTCCAGGCCCGGGCGAGCTGGACACGACCGCGTGGTCGGCGCGCCTCGCGGCCGGCGGGTGGTTCCGCGTGGTCGACGTCGCACACCTGCGCTGGACGGTCGTGCTCGACGCCGAGCAGGTCCGGGACCTGTTCCTGACGTTCAGCGACTGGCGACCCGACGAGGCGGACGCCGTCGCGCACGCCGTCCGGGACCTCGGGGGCCGCGTGACCGAGCACTACGTCACGCCGCTCGTCGTCCTGGCACGGGCCGCGACGCCGGTGCGCTGAGGGTCCGCCCGGGACACCGCTGTGCGCTGCCACCGGCGCGCCCCGGTGTCCGTTCGTCCGCCCGCCGACCAGTGTTCGCCGGGCGCTCGCGGACACGCCCTGTCGGCGGCGTGGTCGTGGGGTGTAGAACGGGGCCGATCAGTGGTGACTCGTGTCACCGGGACGCGCCGTCCGGTCGTGTCCGGGCGGCGTGACGGGGCGTGAGCGCCGTCGTCCGACCACCAGGGGGAGCTCCATGAGTCCGCACCCGAACCACGCACGCCGGCCCGACCGGCACCCGTCCGCCCCCTCCCGCGCCGTGCGCGCCCGGGGACGGCACCTGCGGCGCTGCGCGGTCGCGCTGACCGGTCTCGCCGCCGGCCTCGCGCTCCTCGCGCCGCCCGCCACCGGGGCCGACCGGTTCCTCGACATCCACGGCACCGCCACGTGCGACTCCGAGCACGGCCAGTGGGTCGTCACGTGGGCCCTGACCAACCATGCCGAGGTTGCCGGGACGTTCGGCAACGTGCGCGCCTACCCCGCGAGCCGGCCGCTCGTCGGCCTCCCGGACCGGATCCAGCCGGGCCAGACGGTGACCGCCGAGCAGCGGCTGCTCGCGACGGAGCACTCGGGCGAGATCCTGCTCGACGTCAACTGGGACGACGGCGTCGTGACGTACGACCACCACTGGCCCGTCTACATCAAGACGCACTGCGCGACCTGACGCGTCGCCGGTTCCGCCACGCGCAGCGGGACGGCTCCTGCCCGGCCGCACCCGCTCGACGCGGCACCGCACGGCGTCGCCCGCAGGGGTGGTGGCGCCGGGCGGTGCCCCGCGACACCGCCGTGACATGGGAACGTAGCCTCCGGCCGAGCAGCGCCGCAGCGACGGCGACCGGCGACGTGACCGCGACCCCAGGAGGACGACCGATGCCCGTGACCCCGCTCGCCGCCGGCCAGAACGCCCCGCTCCCGGACCCGGCCGTCCGGGTCGAGGTGAGCGGAGCGGTCGACCTGACCGCGCTCGTCCTGAGCGCGTCGGGGAAGGTCGACGGGGACGCCGACATGGTGTTCTTCAACCAGCCGCAGGCACCCGGCGCCCGGCTGTCGGGCGGCACGCTCGAGCTGACGCCGGGACAGCTGCGACCGGGCGCGGAGCGCGTCGTCCTCGTCGCGTCGCCCACGGTCGACGGGCAGACGTTCGGCGCCGTGCCCGGGGTCGGCATCACCCTGACGTCCGGGGCGATGACCGCGACGTTCGCACCGCCCGCGCTCGGGGCCGAGACGGCGCTCGTGCTGTGCGAGGTGTACCGGCGCGACGGGGCGTGGAAGGTGCGCGCCGTCGGGCAGGGGTACGCCGACGGCCTGGCGGGCCTGGCCCGCGACTTCGGCGTCGACGTGGCCGACGAGCCGGCCGCTCCCGCCGCGGCACCCGCGGGAGCCACCGCGTCCGCCGCACCCGCAGCCCCCGCCGCGCCGACGCTGTCGCTCACCAAGGGCGAGGAGCGCCTGCCGGTCGACATGCGCAAGAAGCTGAACCTGCGCAAGGAGCTCGTCGGCGTCTCCCTGACGAAGAAGGGCGCGGCCGGGCTGCGCGCCCGCGTCATCGGCGTGCTCGACGTGAGCGGCTCCACCTCCGGGCTGTTCCGCCGCGGCGTGTTCGCGCGCGCGGTCGAGCGGATCATGCCCGTCGCCGCCGCGCTCGACGACGACGCCGAGATGCAGATGTTCCTCATGGGCGCGCGTGGCGTGCGCGTGGACGACCTGCAGGTCGGCGACCTGCCGCAGTGGCTCGCGAAGTACACCGAGCGGCGCCCCACCGAGGCAGGAGGCAGCAACAACGAACGCGCCGCGATCGAGCAGGTCCTCGCCTACGTCGCGACCCAGTCGGCCGACGTCCCGACGCTCGTCCTGTTCTTCCACGACGGCGGCGTCACCGACAACCGCGGCACCGAGGCGGCGATCCGCGCAGCCGTGCCCGCCGCGGTGTTCTGGCAGTTCATCGGCCTGGGTCGCGCCAGCTACGGCATCCTCGAGCGCCTCGACGACCTGCGCGGTCGCGACGTCGACAACACCGGCTTCTTCGCCCTCGACGACATCGACGCCGTGCCCGACGGCGAGCTGTACGACCGCCTGCTGGGCGAGTTCCCCGACTGGGTGCGCGCCTACTACCCCGCGGGTCACCCGGCACGCGCCGGCGTCTGACCTGCGCGGTCCCACCCGCCGCCTGGCGCACCGTCGCCCGCCGCCCGCCGCACGCCGACACCGCACGCCGACACCGCACGCCGACACCGCTCGCCGACACCGACCGGCTCGGCGCGCGGCGGGCGCGGCCCGTGCCTAGCGTGAGGCGATGACCGCACCCGCCCGTCTCCTCGACCGCCTCGTCGCCGGCTACCAGCGGCGCCTCTCGCCGCGTAAGGGCTGGAGCTGCGCCCACCGCGTCGCGCACGGCGGGACGTCCTGCTCCGCGGCCGTGCGCGACCTGCTCGCGCGGCGTGGCGTCCTGCGCTCGGTCGTCCCGACCGCGGCGCGGTTCGTCGCCTGCTACCGCGCGGCTCTGCTGCTCGCGCAGAGCGACGTGCGCGGCGTCTGCTGCTGCGGCGGCATCCCGATCCCGTTCCGGTTCTGACGCGCCGGTCGTCAGGGGCGGCGGGGGACGGACCGGCGCTCGCGGCCCTCGCGCGGGCGCAGCGCACCGCGGCACCTCGGGCAGACGTGCCCCACCGCGTCCGCGTGCGCCCCGGTGGCCGGGTCCACGTCCGGCCATGCGACGTGGGGGAAGCGGGCGAGCGACGCGCGGCTCAGCGGGATCCCGCACACCGTCTGGTTCGTGCCGGGCAGCCAGCCGTGCACGTCGCCGGCCGGCATCCGGACGCCGTCGGGGTCCGTCCACGTGCTCGACGCGGCGACGCGCGCCCCCGTCGGTCGTCGCGGCATGGCTCACCGTCCCTGCACCCGGGCGCGTGCCCGCCACGCGCGTCCCGTCAGCGTCACACGGGCGGGCCGGACCTGCACACGCCCCGACGCGCCCCCGCACGGTCGCCGGGGTCGCTAGCGTGACGTGACATGGCTCGTCCCCGTCCCTGGTACCGGATCAAGCGCTGGATGTACCGCGGGGGACGGCCCGGCCGGCTCGCCGCCGCCGTCAACCGCGCGTACGGGTGGCTGTTCGCCCGCCGGTGGGCGCCCGTCCCGCTCGCGGCGACGCTCGAGGTCCGCGGCCGCCGCACGGGCGAGCCCGTCACGCTGCCCGTCGTGGTCGCGGACGTCGACGGCGTCGAGCACCTGGTGTCCATGCTCGGCGAGCACGCCGGATGGGTGCGCAACGTGCGCGCCGCACACGGGCGGGCCGTGCTCCTGCGCGGCGGGCGCCGCCAGGACGTGCGGCTCGTCGAGGTGCCCGTCGGGCGGCGCGGACCCGTCCTGCGGCGCTACCTGGCCGTCGCACCGGGCGCCCGGCCCCACGTGCCCGTCGCGCGTGACGCCCCGCTCGCCGACCTCGAACGCGTCGCGGCCGACTTCCCGGTGTTCCGCGTCGAGCCCGACGCGCCCGACGCGCCGGACGCGCCCGCCTGACCGCCGGGGGACCGCCGCCGCCCCACCCGTGCCCGGCCGGCCGATCGGTGGGGGCCTCCGCACGCCGCCCCGCCGCCATGTCCGTCGTCATCCCTCAGACCCGTCGCGCACGTGCCGATGGGCACCGTGGAGGAGGTGGTCCGTGGACGGGATCGTGGGCATCGCCCAGCGCATGGCGGAGATCCGCAGCGGCCTGCAGGCCGTCGCGCCCGCGACCCCGACGAGCACCCCGGCGACCCTCACGGCCGCTACGGCGTCCAGCCCGTCGAGCGCGACCGCGTTCGCCGCCGCGCTCGACACGGCCGTCTCGCAGGACCTCGGCACGTCCACGGCCCGGACGGCCGACGGCGTGCCCGCCGACCTCGCCCGGTACGGCAACGGCCGCATCCCCGCCGACGCCCTCGCGACGGTCTCCGGGACGTCCCACCGGCTGTGGGCACCCGCCGCGGCGGCGTTCGACACCCTGCGGGCGGCCGCGGCCCGCGACGGCGTGCGGATCGGCATCACCGACTCCTACCGCTCCTACGACGCGCAGGTGGACGTCGCCGCGCGCAAGGGCCTGTACTCCCAGGGCGGTCTCGCGGCCGCTCCCGGCACGAGCCCTCACGGGTGGGGCCTGGCCGTGGACCTCGACCTCGACGACCGCGCGCAGGCCTGGATGCGCGCGAACGCCGGCACCTACGGCTTCGCGGAGGACACGCCCCGCGAGCCGTGGCACTGGGTCTACCAGCGCTGACAGCCGCTCGGGGGCCGGGTCGGCGGCGAGGACGGCGAGCCGTGCGCGCAGCCGGTACGCCTCGGCGTCGCTGAGCCACGCGACGCGGCGACCCTCGACGAGCTCGGGCAGGGCCCAGGCGACGCGCGGACGGACCGACCGGACGGAGACGCACCTCCGGCACGTGCACAGGTGCCCCGAGTGGGATTCGAACCCACACTGGATCGGGTTTGAGCCGAACGCCTCTGCCGGTTGGGCTATCGGGGCCAGGCGGTCAGGATAGACGCGCCGCGACCGCCCCACGGGCGAGCGGCGCACGTCACACCCCCACGGTTCTGCGAACCCGGCGCTCGCGGCGACTACGCTGTGCCCGTGACCAAGGACGTGACCCCCGAACCCACCGAGGCGCCCGACCTCGACCTGACGACCTCCGCGCCGGCGGAGGAGCCGGCGGCCGAGCCCGCGCCCGCACGTCCCGCGCGGCGCGCCGTCGTCGCCGAGGACGAGGCCCTGATCCGCATGGACGTCGTCGAGACGCTGCGCGACGCGGGCTTCGACGTGGTCGGCGAGGCGGGCGACGGCGAGCAGGCGGTGGCCCTCGCGACCGAGCTCAAGCCCGACGTCGTCGTGATGGACGTCAAGATGCCCGTCCTCGACGGCATCTCCGCGGCGGAGCGCATCGGCAAGGCGCACCTCGCGCCCGTCGTGCTGCTCACCGCGTTCTCGCAGACCGAGCTCGTCGAGCGCGCGCGCGACGCCGGGGCGATGGCCTACGTGGTCAAGCCGTTCAGCCCGGCGGACCTGCTGCCCGCGGTCGAGATCGCCATCTCCCGCTACGCCCAGATCACCGCGCTGGAGTCCGAGGTCGCGGACCTCGCGGAGCGGTTCGAGACCCGCAAGCGCGTGGACCGCGCCAAGGGCCTGCTCATGACGAAGATGGGCCTGACGGAGCCGGAGTCGTTCCGCTGGATCCAGAAGACCTCGATGGACCGCCGCCTCACCATGCGCGAGGTCGCGGACGCCGTCATCGACCAGGTCGGCGGCGCCTCCTCCTGACACCCCTCCACGGTCACGAAGCCGGTCGAGCCCACGCTCGGCCGGCTTCGCTTTTGTCACAACTCTGCAACAAACAGGTGGTGAGACGGAGACATTCACATCGCGGATACAAAGACTGAGTACCTTCGCGCCACACTGCACCGATCCTCACCAGGGATCAGCGGGACGCAGGACTCGACAAGAGGGGTACCACGCATGATTCGTTCGACACACGCAGTCAGGGCAGCGGCTCTGGCGGGCGCTGCCGCGCTGATCCTCGCCGCGTGCAGCGGCGGCGGAGAGGGGAGCGACGACGCGACGGAGGGCGGCGGCGGCGACACCGCGGCGCCGCTCAAGGTCGGCACGCTGCTCCCGCAGACCGGCTCGCTCGCGCAGCTCGGCCCGCCCGAGATCGCCGGCGTCGACCTCGCGGTCGAGGAGATCAACGAGGCGGGCGGCGTGCTCGGCTCGGAGGTCGAGGCCGTCCACACCGACTCGTCCGACGCGGAGCACGCGGAGGTCGCCACGCAGTCGGTCCAGGACCTCATCAGCCAGGACGTCTCCGTCATCATCGGCGCCGCGTCGTCGTCCGTCACGCGCAACGTGATCGACGACATCACGGGCTCCAAGATCGTCCAGATCTCGCCGGCGAACACCGCCACCGACCTGTCCGGCGCGAACGACTTCTACTTCCGGACCGCCC
This genomic interval carries:
- a CDS encoding GNAT family N-acetyltransferase, whose translation is MGAETVQGVREDVRDNAAWHSLQGAHAALGEGNELARRYLPDVSPFAAVRSWSDPDVWDAVLDLVGPGATFPVSGDEPVLPAGWTLEWRAQGVQLVETDRLTPRPDDEAVVLGPGDVPEMLALVGRTQPGPFLPRTHELGRYVGLRRAGRLVAMAGERLQPAGWTEISAVCTDDAHRGQGLATRLVLDVAHHAQARGDRVLLHAAATNTGAVRLYEALGFTLRRTTTFAALRTPDRR
- a CDS encoding flavodoxin family protein, which produces MDAVVVVESWFGCTRQVADAVAQGLASAGVPTDVVDVGDAPPAFAAGTVLLVVGAPTHAFGMSTRSTRADAARRPGAVATATGRGVREWVASLQDAAGLRVATFDTRVRHPRLPGSAAAAAARALGRRGAVPLLRPQSFWVDDTAGPLLDGETHRAHAWGRSLAAALRDS
- a CDS encoding SDR family oxidoreductase, which codes for MRTVVITGAASGIGRATAELLRERGQRVVGVDLHDADVCVDLASSQGRLRLVDEVDRLTGSHVDAVVANAGLAVPSPAAVAVNYFGAVATLEGLRPLLLGSSAPRAALTSSMASLMEHDTALVEAALSGDEEKAMVLTAELVAADRGHLVYSSTKVALCRWMRQRAAGADWAGAGIPLNGIAPGVVVTPMTEGMLATPEQRAQLAAMVPMPLHGIMEPDVPARLLAWLVDEENSHLCGQMVFVDGGSDVVLRGDSTW
- a CDS encoding universal stress protein, with product MTHDPPVAIALDGSPRSPHTLAWGMEQAAARGAPAVLVRVVPLPQERVHGGWWYPSPAEPALAEEARGWLDELAQREAARRPEVAVTCAVLHGQTVPELQRYAADARLLVVGAGGTTGRRHVGPTAAHVAAHARCPVAVVRARSQHGTSVVVGVDGSHASFAAAHTAADTARRQGMPLAVVHARPTVVAPYGHAYAMPPVGDDTDDPTRQAAQELADELRASHDGLEVRLVLVDDDPANAVVEAAADADLVVVGSRGLGAFRGMLLGSVSAEVVRLAPCTVLVVHGT
- a CDS encoding class I SAM-dependent methyltransferase → MPDPGHFDALADVYDRARPPYPAALWDRLRTLGVLRPGARVVELGAGSGLATGPLVRAGATVTAVEPGPALARLLRARWPDVTVHEATAERVALPHASFDLAVAATSVHWLDLDVVLPKLHRALVPGGALAVWRHVFGDPQAPVTPFRQRVADVVARRGAVPARPGPGELDTTAWSARLAAGGWFRVVDVAHLRWTVVLDAEQVRDLFLTFSDWRPDEADAVAHAVRDLGGRVTEHYVTPLVVLARAATPVR
- a CDS encoding VWA domain-containing protein — protein: MPVTPLAAGQNAPLPDPAVRVEVSGAVDLTALVLSASGKVDGDADMVFFNQPQAPGARLSGGTLELTPGQLRPGAERVVLVASPTVDGQTFGAVPGVGITLTSGAMTATFAPPALGAETALVLCEVYRRDGAWKVRAVGQGYADGLAGLARDFGVDVADEPAAPAAAPAGATASAAPAAPAAPTLSLTKGEERLPVDMRKKLNLRKELVGVSLTKKGAAGLRARVIGVLDVSGSTSGLFRRGVFARAVERIMPVAAALDDDAEMQMFLMGARGVRVDDLQVGDLPQWLAKYTERRPTEAGGSNNERAAIEQVLAYVATQSADVPTLVLFFHDGGVTDNRGTEAAIRAAVPAAVFWQFIGLGRASYGILERLDDLRGRDVDNTGFFALDDIDAVPDGELYDRLLGEFPDWVRAYYPAGHPARAGV
- the yidD gene encoding membrane protein insertion efficiency factor YidD, whose product is MTAPARLLDRLVAGYQRRLSPRKGWSCAHRVAHGGTSCSAAVRDLLARRGVLRSVVPTAARFVACYRAALLLAQSDVRGVCCCGGIPIPFRF
- a CDS encoding nitroreductase/quinone reductase family protein; this encodes MARPRPWYRIKRWMYRGGRPGRLAAAVNRAYGWLFARRWAPVPLAATLEVRGRRTGEPVTLPVVVADVDGVEHLVSMLGEHAGWVRNVRAAHGRAVLLRGGRRQDVRLVEVPVGRRGPVLRRYLAVAPGARPHVPVARDAPLADLERVAADFPVFRVEPDAPDAPDAPA
- a CDS encoding M15 family metallopeptidase, encoding MDGIVGIAQRMAEIRSGLQAVAPATPTSTPATLTAATASSPSSATAFAAALDTAVSQDLGTSTARTADGVPADLARYGNGRIPADALATVSGTSHRLWAPAAAAFDTLRAAAARDGVRIGITDSYRSYDAQVDVAARKGLYSQGGLAAAPGTSPHGWGLAVDLDLDDRAQAWMRANAGTYGFAEDTPREPWHWVYQR
- a CDS encoding ANTAR domain-containing response regulator — protein: MTKDVTPEPTEAPDLDLTTSAPAEEPAAEPAPARPARRAVVAEDEALIRMDVVETLRDAGFDVVGEAGDGEQAVALATELKPDVVVMDVKMPVLDGISAAERIGKAHLAPVVLLTAFSQTELVERARDAGAMAYVVKPFSPADLLPAVEIAISRYAQITALESEVADLAERFETRKRVDRAKGLLMTKMGLTEPESFRWIQKTSMDRRLTMREVADAVIDQVGGASS